One Methanobacteriaceae archaeon genomic window carries:
- a CDS encoding nucleotidyltransferase domain-containing protein: MSKAGLSAIFSMNWKKCVPARFMVLVKTVQLMKEPWRSYPILKNFLRHLYMFKDAVKFTQQIKDIDRILSVVLFGSVARGEYDRESDVDILIIYSDKDPEIIKKINHLAPENFQILHLTLDDLAEEPTLAGALSGEGILLHGKPVTLSLSNEDLKSQMIIAYDTTDLERSIRSKLYRALYGGSSTYYKGGVKKKKIYPGILDKIKAKKLAKSVILVERHNAPEITKTLSYYHAKWKEIPVWTY; the protein is encoded by the coding sequence ATGAGCAAAGCAGGACTATCAGCAATCTTTTCCATGAACTGGAAGAAATGCGTCCCAGCCAGGTTTATGGTACTGGTAAAAACGGTGCAACTGATGAAAGAGCCCTGGAGATCTTATCCTATATTAAAGAATTTTCTGAGGCACTTATATATGTTTAAGGACGCTGTTAAGTTCACTCAACAAATAAAGGATATTGATAGAATTTTATCAGTGGTTCTTTTTGGATCAGTTGCAAGGGGAGAGTATGATAGGGAATCTGATGTTGATATATTGATTATTTATTCTGATAAAGATCCAGAAATTATTAAAAAAATTAACCACCTGGCACCAGAAAATTTCCAGATCTTACACCTTACCCTAGATGATTTAGCAGAAGAACCAACCCTTGCCGGTGCACTTTCAGGTGAGGGAATACTTTTACACGGCAAACCAGTAACCTTATCCTTGTCAAATGAAGATTTAAAGTCCCAGATGATAATTGCCTATGACACCACCGACTTGGAGAGGAGTATCCGTAGTAAGTTATACAGAGCTCTATATGGTGGAAGTTCAACTTATTACAAAGGCGGAGTCAAAAAGAAAAAAATATATCCTGGTATTTTAGATAAAATAAAAGCTAAAAAACTGGCTAAATCTGTTATATTAGTGGAACGTCACAACGCACCTGAAATAACTAAAACTCTAAGCTATTACCATGCCAAATGGAAGGAGATACCGGTGTGGACTTACTAG
- the xth gene encoding exodeoxyribonuclease III → MKIEILSWNVNGLRARYNNGHLDWLQDENPDIFCLQEIKATKDQVKETLNGFDDYHSFYSSSTITPGFSGVAIYSKIKPNKVIRSFGDGKYQEEGRILKAEYDDFILLNIYFPTGANSDKNIQEKNLHHKLMFYESFLNLTESLSSSGERVLVCGDFNIAHKPLDLANPKNASKKPGFLQIERAIIDRLISQGYTDTFREFNQEPHHYTWWSNMYNLREKNIGMRLDHFFATLNLKDHIKDAYIRPDIMGSDHCPIGIDIQI, encoded by the coding sequence ATGAAAATAGAAATTCTATCCTGGAATGTAAACGGTCTCAGAGCACGATATAATAATGGACATCTTGATTGGTTACAAGATGAGAACCCAGATATATTCTGCTTGCAAGAAATAAAGGCTACCAAAGATCAGGTAAAAGAAACTTTAAATGGATTCGATGATTATCATTCCTTTTATTCCTCTTCAACTATAACTCCAGGTTTTAGTGGAGTTGCTATTTACTCTAAAATCAAACCAAACAAGGTAATTCGTAGTTTTGGAGATGGAAAATACCAAGAAGAAGGCAGGATTCTCAAAGCAGAATACGATGATTTCATCCTTTTAAACATCTATTTCCCTACTGGTGCTAATTCAGATAAAAATATCCAGGAAAAAAACCTCCATCATAAATTAATGTTTTATGAAAGTTTCTTAAACCTAACAGAATCTTTATCATCTTCAGGTGAGAGAGTATTAGTTTGTGGAGATTTCAACATTGCTCATAAACCATTGGATCTTGCTAACCCTAAAAATGCATCCAAAAAGCCAGGATTCCTTCAAATAGAAAGAGCAATTATTGACAGATTAATATCCCAGGGGTATACAGATACCTTCCGTGAATTTAATCAGGAACCCCATCACTATACCTGGTGGAGTAACATGTACAACCTCAGAGAAAAAAATATAGGAATGCGTTTGGACCACTTCTTTGCTACCCTAAATCTTAAAGATCATATTAAAGATGCTTATATTCGTCCTGACATCATGGGATCTGACCATTGTCCTATAGGAATTGATATTCAAATCTAA